From the Nodularia sp. NIES-3585 genome, one window contains:
- the gmk gene encoding guanylate kinase, translating to MMQVLPIQSDAPTTESPSPGRLIVLTGPSGVGKGTLMQELLKRHPELYYSVSVTTRSPRSGEINGENYYFISRSKFEQLVAEDEFLEWAEFAGNYYGTPREAVLNQIRSGKLVVLEIELEGARQIRASFSSALGIFILPPSLNELESRIRGRAQDSEEAIARRLCRAEEEIQAADEFDVQIVNDDLETALKAIEATLFG from the coding sequence ATGATGCAAGTTTTACCTATCCAGAGTGATGCTCCCACCACAGAAAGCCCCTCTCCAGGCAGGCTAATTGTTTTAACTGGCCCCAGTGGGGTTGGTAAAGGTACTTTAATGCAAGAGCTGTTAAAACGTCATCCAGAACTTTACTATTCTGTATCCGTAACGACTCGTTCTCCTCGTTCAGGAGAAATTAACGGCGAAAATTATTACTTTATTAGCCGCAGTAAGTTTGAACAATTAGTGGCCGAAGATGAATTCTTGGAGTGGGCAGAATTTGCTGGTAATTATTACGGTACTCCCCGTGAAGCTGTGCTTAACCAAATTCGATCCGGCAAATTGGTGGTGCTGGAAATTGAACTAGAAGGGGCAAGACAAATCCGAGCTTCCTTCTCTAGCGCTCTGGGGATTTTTATTTTACCGCCGTCCTTGAATGAATTGGAGAGCCGCATACGTGGTCGCGCCCAAGATTCTGAAGAAGCGATCGCTCGTCGCCTATGTCGCGCCGAAGAAGAAATCCAAGCCGCAGACGAATTTGATGTTCAAATAGTTAATGACGATTTAGAAACCGCTCTCAAAGCCATAGAAGCAACTTTATTCGGATAG